One genomic window of Niveibacterium sp. SC-1 includes the following:
- a CDS encoding YbaK/EbsC family protein gives MKPASHPTALRFQARLEGAGMGVRVVEFEQPTRTSVEAAAAIGCTVAEIAKSILFRGERSGEAILIVASGVRRVSEAKVAAIVEEALARADADFVRESTGYAVGGVPPFGHIQPLRILLDRNLQAFERLWAAAGTPFAVFPLSPAELAEHTGAHWADVTED, from the coding sequence ATGAAACCCGCCTCGCATCCCACTGCTTTGCGCTTCCAGGCGCGCCTCGAAGGCGCTGGCATGGGCGTCCGCGTCGTCGAGTTCGAGCAACCCACGCGCACCTCGGTCGAAGCCGCGGCCGCCATCGGCTGCACGGTGGCGGAGATCGCCAAGTCGATCCTGTTCCGCGGCGAACGGAGCGGCGAGGCGATCCTGATCGTGGCTAGCGGCGTGAGGCGCGTGAGCGAGGCCAAGGTCGCCGCGATCGTCGAAGAAGCGCTGGCGCGCGCCGACGCGGACTTCGTGCGCGAGAGCACCGGCTACGCGGTAGGCGGCGTGCCGCCCTTCGGCCATATCCAGCCGCTACGCATCCTCCTCGATCGCAACCTGCAGGCCTTCGAGCGCCTCTGGGCCGCCGCCGGCACGCCCTTCGCGGTCTTCCCGCTGAGCCCCGCGGAGCTCGCCGAGCACACCGGCGCGCACTGGGCCGACGTCACCGAAGACTGA
- a CDS encoding methylglyoxal synthase has translation MKTVALIAHDQRKDQIVAFAQTHRDRLERCKLLGTGTTSRRIREATGLAVQGLLSGPLGGDQQIGAMVAEGRVDLVIFLRDPMTAQPHEPDIAALMRVCDVHDVPLATNLNSAHLLTVAILLEADGKV, from the coding sequence ATGAAGACCGTTGCACTCATCGCCCACGATCAACGCAAGGACCAGATCGTCGCCTTCGCGCAGACCCATCGCGACCGCCTCGAACGCTGCAAGCTCCTCGGCACCGGCACCACCAGCCGCCGCATCCGCGAGGCGACCGGGCTTGCCGTGCAGGGCCTGCTTTCCGGCCCGCTGGGTGGCGACCAGCAGATCGGCGCGATGGTGGCCGAAGGCCGCGTGGACCTGGTGATCTTCCTGCGCGACCCGATGACCGCCCAGCCGCACGAACCGGACATCGCCGCGCTGATGCGCGTCTGCGATGTGCACGACGTGCCGCTCGCTACCAACCTCAACAGCGCCCACCTCCTGACCGTGGCGATCCTGCTCGAGGCCGACGGCAAGGTCTGA
- a CDS encoding PfkB family carbohydrate kinase, producing MSSQEALDVYLFGMVVWSTLHRLAAPYPDPDHYAEIAESAQVPGGETGNGAIVLAHWGWRTRMDGPWLGTRTAAGVRACCARYGIDDRGLVDAPDFDGLEDLVLIDAQSRTVFGRFARYFDGHAQQWSEPDAAAIARARVVAIDPFFGASGERAATLCREAGKPYVTLDCLPDSLLHRHAAATVISAEFRRQHFPAADTAELLDAYARQAPGLCIFTAGAQPVHYARGTQRAAVPAPAIEPRSTLGAGDVFRAGVVHGLLAGFDDDKTVRFAAAAAACACLDFPIAEHPPALTRIHALMQ from the coding sequence ATGTCCAGCCAGGAAGCCCTCGACGTCTATCTCTTCGGCATGGTCGTGTGGTCCACCCTGCACCGGCTTGCGGCCCCCTATCCCGACCCGGACCACTATGCCGAGATCGCCGAATCCGCCCAGGTTCCGGGCGGGGAAACCGGCAACGGCGCCATCGTGCTCGCACACTGGGGCTGGCGCACACGCATGGATGGGCCCTGGCTGGGTACGCGCACCGCGGCCGGCGTGCGCGCCTGCTGCGCGCGCTACGGCATCGATGACCGCGGTCTGGTCGACGCGCCGGACTTCGACGGCCTAGAGGACCTGGTCCTCATCGACGCGCAGTCCCGCACGGTCTTCGGCCGCTTCGCGCGCTACTTCGATGGGCACGCCCAGCAGTGGAGCGAACCCGATGCCGCGGCCATCGCCCGCGCCCGTGTCGTCGCCATCGACCCCTTCTTCGGCGCCAGCGGCGAACGCGCCGCGACGCTCTGCCGAGAGGCCGGCAAACCCTATGTCACCCTGGACTGCCTGCCGGACAGCCTGCTGCACCGGCACGCCGCGGCCACGGTAATTTCGGCCGAGTTCCGCCGCCAGCACTTTCCCGCCGCCGACACCGCCGAGCTGCTCGACGCCTACGCGCGCCAGGCACCGGGCCTGTGCATCTTCACCGCTGGCGCGCAGCCCGTTCACTACGCCCGCGGGACGCAGCGCGCCGCGGTGCCGGCGCCCGCGATCGAACCGCGCAGCACGCTGGGGGCGGGCGACGTCTTCCGTGCCGGCGTCGTGCATGGCCTGCTCGCCGGCTTCGACGATGACAAGACCGTCCGCTTCGCCGCGGCGGCCGCCGCCTGCGCCTGCCTCGACTTCCCCATCGCCGAGCACCCGCCGGCGCTCACGCGCATCCATGCCTTGATGCAATAG
- a CDS encoding ATP-binding protein: MASQPSLPAGNEAAPVQRVIKVRRDYNTWVANETLEDYALRFTPHSFRKWSELRVANTAFGAASFLVLEAVGATMLVNAGFINAFWAIIATGLIIFLAGLPISHYAARYGLDMDLLTRGAGFGYIGSTITSLIYASFTFIFFALEAAIMAYALELVFGIPPAWGYLLCALVVIPLVTHGVTAISRLQTITQPLWLILLILPFAFLLYQEPEVLRGLAGYAGADGGGGHFDMQRFGAALTVGIALITQMGEQVDYLRFMPARTEQNRRRWTLATIIGGPGWVLPGIAKMLGGALLAYLALRNFVPVDKAVDPNQMYLIGFSHVFDSTTLALAATAVFVVISQLKINVTNAYAGSLAWSNFFARLTHSHPGRVVWVVFNTLIALMLMELNVFQALGQVLGLYSNIAISWMMAVVADLVINKPLGLSPKGIEFKRSHLYDINPVGLGAMLIASGVSIGAYVGVFGPDVQPFASFIALAIALVVSPLIALITRGRYYLARPPESPASAGQICRCVICEREYEAEDTARCPAYGGRICSLCCSLDARCNDLCKPDARLTAQWAAVLKAVLPRAVLPYLETGLAHYLLLMAGIVPFLALLLGLLYYHEHLTIGVTHPDLIPQLQQTFINAYAVLLLVSGIVAWWLVLTHKSRQVAQEESNRQTNLLVQEIDSHRRTDEQLQRAKQVAEQANQAKSRYVTAISHELRTPLNSILGYAQILDGDESIPAHRRQAVSVIRRSGDHLLSLIEGTLDIARIEGGKLTLESRPLDFPEFLRQIVGMFELQARNKGLDFHYSAPAGLPQVVRADEKRLRQILINILGNAVKFTPRGGVHFRLRYQRELAHFEIEDTGPGIPAEELEHVFEPFVRGSATKAGAVGGTGLGLPIAKMLTSLMGGELLLESTPGKGSLFRIRLFLPQLHSTAAARALPAANRIGYVGVRRRILVVDNERVDREFLVSVLEPLGFQLAQAASGHECLELLGEFQPHLIFMDLAMPGIDGWETIRRIRRDRLSDAYIAILSANAFDKGLDNDAGVASEDFLLKPVQVNELLDWTGRRLGLEWVSADLPPAAPAPAPARPRAIAYPDASELRALDELIGLGYVRGILNKLGEIESQHSEHAEFVRVMRDLARQFQFDAMKSLLAKGLPAERSGAPR; this comes from the coding sequence ATGGCAAGCCAACCCAGCCTCCCCGCCGGCAACGAAGCCGCCCCCGTCCAGCGCGTCATCAAGGTGCGCCGGGACTACAACACCTGGGTCGCCAACGAAACGCTGGAGGACTACGCCCTGCGTTTCACCCCGCACAGCTTTCGCAAGTGGAGCGAGCTGCGGGTCGCCAACACCGCCTTCGGCGCGGCCTCCTTTCTGGTGCTGGAGGCCGTGGGCGCGACCATGCTGGTCAACGCGGGCTTCATCAACGCCTTTTGGGCGATCATCGCCACCGGCCTGATCATCTTCCTCGCCGGCCTGCCGATCTCGCACTATGCGGCGCGCTACGGCCTGGACATGGACCTGCTCACGCGCGGCGCCGGCTTTGGCTACATCGGTTCGACCATCACCTCGCTGATCTACGCGAGCTTCACCTTCATCTTTTTTGCGCTCGAGGCCGCGATCATGGCCTACGCGCTGGAGCTGGTCTTCGGCATCCCGCCCGCCTGGGGCTACCTGCTCTGCGCGCTGGTGGTGATCCCGCTGGTGACCCACGGCGTGACCGCGATCAGCCGCCTGCAAACGATCACGCAGCCGCTCTGGCTGATCCTCCTGATCCTGCCCTTCGCCTTCCTGCTCTACCAGGAGCCCGAAGTGCTGCGGGGTCTCGCCGGCTACGCGGGAGCCGACGGTGGTGGCGGCCACTTCGACATGCAGCGTTTCGGTGCCGCGCTCACCGTCGGCATCGCGCTCATCACGCAGATGGGCGAGCAGGTCGATTACCTGCGCTTCATGCCGGCACGCACAGAGCAGAACCGGCGTCGCTGGACCCTGGCGACCATCATCGGTGGCCCCGGCTGGGTCTTGCCGGGCATCGCCAAGATGCTGGGCGGCGCCTTGCTGGCCTACCTCGCGCTGCGCAACTTCGTGCCGGTGGACAAGGCGGTGGACCCGAACCAGATGTACCTGATCGGCTTCTCGCACGTCTTCGACAGCACCACGCTGGCGCTCGCGGCGACCGCGGTCTTCGTGGTGATCTCGCAGTTGAAGATCAACGTCACCAACGCCTACGCCGGCTCGCTCGCCTGGTCGAACTTCTTCGCGCGGCTCACCCATAGCCATCCCGGCCGCGTGGTGTGGGTGGTGTTCAACACATTGATCGCGCTGATGCTCATGGAGCTCAACGTCTTCCAGGCGCTCGGACAGGTGCTGGGCCTGTATTCGAACATCGCCATCTCCTGGATGATGGCCGTGGTCGCGGATCTCGTGATCAACAAGCCGCTGGGCCTCTCGCCCAAGGGCATCGAGTTCAAGCGCAGCCACCTCTACGACATCAACCCGGTGGGCCTGGGCGCGATGCTGATCGCCTCCGGCGTATCGATCGGCGCCTACGTCGGCGTCTTCGGCCCGGATGTGCAGCCCTTCGCGTCCTTCATCGCGCTGGCGATCGCCCTGGTAGTCTCGCCGCTGATCGCGCTGATCACGCGCGGGCGCTACTACCTTGCGAGACCCCCGGAGTCGCCGGCGAGTGCGGGCCAGATCTGCCGCTGCGTGATCTGCGAACGCGAATACGAGGCCGAGGACACCGCCCGCTGCCCGGCCTACGGCGGCCGCATCTGCTCGCTCTGCTGCTCGCTCGATGCGCGCTGCAACGACCTGTGCAAGCCCGACGCGCGCCTCACCGCACAGTGGGCCGCGGTCCTCAAGGCCGTATTGCCGCGCGCCGTACTGCCCTATCTCGAGACCGGCCTCGCGCACTACCTGCTGCTGATGGCGGGCATCGTGCCTTTCCTCGCTTTGCTGCTCGGCCTGCTCTACTACCACGAGCACCTCACCATCGGCGTAACACATCCGGACCTGATCCCGCAGCTGCAGCAGACCTTCATCAACGCCTACGCGGTGCTCCTCCTGGTCTCGGGCATCGTCGCCTGGTGGCTGGTGCTCACGCACAAGAGCCGGCAGGTCGCGCAGGAGGAATCGAACCGGCAGACAAATCTGCTGGTGCAGGAAATCGACTCGCACCGGCGCACCGACGAACAGCTGCAGCGCGCCAAGCAGGTTGCCGAACAGGCCAACCAGGCCAAAAGCCGCTATGTCACTGCCATATCGCATGAGCTGCGCACGCCGCTCAACAGCATCCTGGGCTATGCGCAGATCCTCGACGGCGACGAGTCGATTCCCGCGCACCGGCGCCAGGCGGTGAGCGTGATCCGCCGCAGCGGCGACCACCTGCTCTCGCTGATCGAGGGCACGCTGGACATTGCCCGCATCGAGGGCGGCAAGCTCACCCTGGAGAGCCGGCCGCTGGACTTCCCGGAATTCCTGCGCCAGATCGTCGGCATGTTCGAGCTGCAGGCGCGCAACAAGGGCCTGGACTTCCACTACAGCGCGCCCGCCGGCCTGCCGCAGGTGGTGCGCGCAGACGAGAAGCGGCTGCGCCAGATCCTGATCAACATCCTGGGCAACGCGGTGAAGTTCACCCCGCGCGGCGGGGTGCACTTCCGCCTGCGCTACCAGCGCGAACTCGCGCACTTCGAGATCGAGGACACCGGTCCCGGCATCCCGGCCGAGGAACTCGAACACGTCTTCGAGCCTTTCGTGCGCGGCAGCGCCACCAAGGCCGGCGCGGTGGGCGGCACCGGCCTGGGGCTGCCGATCGCCAAGATGCTCACCTCGCTCATGGGGGGCGAACTCCTGCTCGAGAGCACGCCTGGCAAGGGCAGCCTTTTCCGCATCCGTCTCTTCCTGCCGCAACTGCACTCGACCGCGGCGGCGCGCGCGCTGCCCGCCGCCAACCGCATCGGCTACGTGGGCGTGCGGCGACGCATCCTGGTGGTCGACAACGAACGGGTCGATCGCGAGTTCCTCGTGAGCGTGCTCGAACCCCTGGGCTTCCAGCTCGCGCAGGCGGCCTCCGGCCACGAGTGCCTGGAGCTGCTGGGTGAGTTCCAGCCCCATCTGATCTTCATGGACCTCGCCATGCCCGGCATCGACGGCTGGGAGACCATCCGCCGCATCCGCCGCGACAGGCTCAGCGACGCGTACATTGCGATCCTCTCGGCCAACGCCTTCGACAAGGGCCTGGACAACGACGCGGGCGTCGCCAGCGAAGACTTCCTGCTCAAGCCCGTGCAGGTCAACGAACTGCTCGACTGGACCGGACGCCGCCTCGGTCTCGAATGGGTCAGCGCCGACCTGCCTCCGGCCGCCCCCGCACCCGCGCCCGCCCGGCCGCGCGCCATCGCCTATCCTGACGCGAGCGAGCTGCGCGCCCTCGATGAGCTGATCGGCCTGGGCTACGTGCGCGGCATCCTCAACAAGCTGGGAGAAATCGAGTCCCAGCATTCCGAACATGCGGAGTTCGTCCGCGTGATGCGCGATCTCGCGCGCCAGTTCCAGTTCGACGCCATGAAGAGTCTGCTTGCCAAGGGCCTGCCCGCCGAGCGCAGCGGGGCCCCGCGATGA
- a CDS encoding response regulator transcription factor yields the protein MSAIDRINNDIVLIVDDVPENLALLHDALDESGYTVLVATNGESALTRARQSLPDVILLDAMMPGMDGFEVARRLKADFATHHIPIVFMTGLTETEHVLAAFAAGGADYVTKPIRPQEVLARIAAHMQNARQMKQARTALDAFGQATVAIRAADGKLVWQTPLARRLLHDYFATTRDETPPRLLEWIRDAETARREGREISQLLVADGSRRLLSSFHDQTGDEEWLVVLREEDHASAIETLITAFRLTSKEAEVLYWVTQGKTSPDIGIILGSSPRTVNKHLEHVFEKMGVETRTAAAGLAMNRLRSSTRLDAGGGGD from the coding sequence ATGAGCGCGATCGACCGCATCAACAATGACATTGTCCTGATCGTGGACGACGTGCCAGAGAACCTCGCGCTGCTGCACGACGCGCTCGACGAATCCGGCTACACGGTGCTGGTGGCCACCAACGGCGAGAGCGCGCTCACCCGCGCACGCCAGAGCCTGCCGGACGTGATCCTGCTCGACGCGATGATGCCGGGCATGGATGGCTTCGAGGTCGCACGCCGGCTCAAGGCGGATTTCGCGACGCACCACATCCCCATCGTCTTCATGACCGGGCTGACCGAGACCGAACACGTGCTCGCCGCGTTCGCCGCCGGCGGCGCCGACTACGTGACCAAGCCGATCCGCCCGCAGGAAGTGCTCGCGCGCATCGCCGCGCACATGCAGAACGCGCGGCAGATGAAGCAGGCGCGCACCGCGCTGGATGCCTTCGGCCAGGCCACGGTGGCGATCCGCGCGGCCGACGGCAAGCTCGTCTGGCAGACCCCGCTGGCGCGCCGCCTCCTGCACGACTACTTCGCCACCACACGCGACGAGACGCCGCCGCGCCTGCTCGAATGGATCCGCGACGCCGAGACCGCCCGCCGCGAAGGCCGCGAGATCTCGCAACTCCTGGTCGCCGACGGCTCGCGCCGCCTGCTCTCGTCCTTCCACGACCAGACCGGCGATGAGGAGTGGCTGGTGGTGCTGCGCGAAGAGGACCACGCCTCGGCGATCGAGACCCTGATCACCGCCTTCCGCCTCACCAGCAAGGAGGCCGAAGTCCTCTACTGGGTCACCCAGGGCAAGACCAGCCCGGACATTGGAATCATCCTTGGCAGCAGCCCTCGCACCGTGAACAAACACCTCGAACACGTGTTCGAGAAGATGGGCGTGGAAACCCGCACCGCCGCTGCCGGGCTGGCGATGAACCGGCTGCGTTCGAGCACACGGCTGGATGCGGGGGGCGGCGGCGACTGA
- a CDS encoding ester cyclase, which yields MSELSEHNKQLAERWIKHCWDGNPDTEGTIEELLGEEAVGFLEGVIVRGLAEFRGFRDTYLTAIPNVRLSIESMVAEGAWVAVRWRAQGELKGPLMGIPPSGKSIDVVGSTWLRFQGDKIVEGHDTWNQGAVLAYLADSPAGAGYLPGERRRIPA from the coding sequence ATGAGCGAGCTGAGCGAACACAACAAGCAGTTGGCCGAGCGTTGGATCAAGCATTGCTGGGATGGCAACCCGGACACCGAAGGCACCATCGAGGAGCTCCTGGGCGAGGAGGCCGTCGGTTTCCTGGAGGGCGTGATCGTGCGGGGACTCGCGGAATTTCGCGGGTTCCGCGATACCTACCTGACGGCGATCCCGAACGTCCGTCTTTCGATCGAGAGCATGGTCGCGGAAGGTGCCTGGGTGGCCGTGCGCTGGCGCGCTCAAGGCGAATTGAAGGGCCCACTGATGGGGATTCCTCCCTCGGGCAAATCGATCGATGTCGTCGGTTCGACCTGGCTCCGCTTTCAGGGCGACAAGATCGTCGAAGGTCATGACACCTGGAACCAGGGTGCCGTGCTGGCCTATCTTGCCGACTCCCCTGCCGGCGCGGGCTACCTACCGGGCGAACGCCGACGGATTCCCGCGTAG